A stretch of Nitrospirota bacterium DNA encodes these proteins:
- a CDS encoding TolC family protein, translating into MTVINMPLRFRCFLIFFLLLFTIHYSLFTASAVYAVEPLTLKTIIEEALHNNQEVQALRQNVKAKEAMAGAEGVLDDPTLKIELEDLSKDKPLNISPGSAMQTRYTFSQMFPYPGKLSLQKRIAYTEVLMAGAELRSKEIEITKMIKDAYYEYQMITETIKINKEISDVLSNMAKIAEIKYGTGEVSQQDVIKAQVETAMLINEVINLKAEREVVDVEIKSLLNRPQDIPLSEPENISMNKVKIKPDELSIKAIRNNPSLQLMRYETDGIHLKTELAKKEYYPNIMVGIAPIQREGRFDAYDAMFEVNIPIWRSKYAGKVSEAGIMSDVMKFRLRAEENIKTAEVKEWAIKIETADKIRGLYETTLTPQAELSFESALKNYQTGKIDFLTLLDTERLLKKTKIEYIESLITYRKRIAALEQIVGEEIAE; encoded by the coding sequence TTGACAGTAATAAACATGCCTTTAAGGTTTAGATGTTTTCTTATTTTCTTCCTCTTGCTATTCACTATTCACTATTCACTATTCACTGCCTCAGCAGTCTACGCCGTAGAACCCCTGACTCTCAAGACCATCATTGAAGAGGCCCTTCATAATAATCAGGAAGTACAGGCACTGCGTCAGAATGTTAAGGCAAAAGAGGCAATGGCAGGGGCTGAGGGGGTACTTGATGACCCGACATTAAAGATAGAACTGGAAGACTTGTCAAAAGACAAACCGCTCAATATCTCTCCGGGGAGCGCTATGCAAACCCGTTACACATTCAGTCAGATGTTCCCTTATCCTGGAAAATTATCACTCCAGAAGCGGATTGCGTATACAGAAGTCCTTATGGCCGGGGCTGAACTAAGGTCAAAAGAGATTGAAATAACAAAGATGATCAAAGATGCCTATTATGAATATCAGATGATTACTGAGACTATCAAGATTAATAAAGAGATTAGTGATGTACTTTCCAACATGGCAAAGATTGCTGAAATCAAGTATGGGACCGGTGAGGTATCACAGCAGGATGTAATAAAGGCACAGGTTGAAACAGCAATGCTTATTAATGAGGTGATCAATCTGAAAGCAGAGAGAGAGGTAGTTGATGTTGAGATTAAGTCCCTGTTAAACAGGCCGCAGGATATTCCTCTTTCTGAACCGGAGAATATTTCTATGAACAAGGTTAAGATAAAACCTGACGAACTTTCTATTAAGGCCATTAGAAATAATCCATCTCTCCAATTAATGAGATATGAGACCGATGGCATTCACCTTAAAACTGAGCTTGCAAAAAAAGAATACTATCCAAACATTATGGTTGGTATTGCCCCGATCCAGCGTGAAGGCAGGTTTGATGCTTATGATGCAATGTTTGAGGTAAATATTCCGATATGGCGCAGCAAATATGCAGGCAAGGTATCAGAGGCAGGCATTATGTCGGATGTTATGAAATTCAGACTCAGGGCTGAGGAAAACATAAAGACTGCAGAAGTAAAGGAGTGGGCAATCAAGATAGAAACAGCAGACAAGATCAGAGGTCTTTATGAAACCACATTAACCCCGCAGGCTGAACTGTCCTTTGAGTCTGCCCTTAAAAACTATCAAACAGGTAAGATAGACTTTCTTACCCTGCTCGATACTGAACGGTTGTTGAAAAAAACAAAAATAGAATATATTGAATCACTGATAACATACCGTAAAAGGATCGCGGCATTGGAACAGATTGTTGGGGAAGAAATCGCTGAGTGA
- a CDS encoding efflux RND transporter periplasmic adaptor subunit gives MNKKTLVFLSVIFIFAGILSGCSSSSKKGEATQKKERKVLFYRSPMNPSVTSPTPMKDSMGMDYVPVYEEDAEKKSEASPGTVTISLEKIQKIGVKTEVVKRRTIKRIIRTVGRVEPDERMVYNINAKVGGWVEKLYLNTTDQMVRHSEPLLELYSPELVSAQEEYLLAFRSVKNTKGSSYKDVKDNTESLLNAARQRLQYWDISDDQIKRLEEDGKITRTMTIRAPASGSVTEKMVNEGAKIEAGEPLFKIIDHSSVWVYGEVYEYELPYVRTGQSARITPSYYPRDIYTATVDHVYTHLGSITYTPENSAEVRTAKIRFQLPNPSHKLKLGMYVNVELQADLAGSALAIPDSALIDTGTRQVVLVDKGNGRFEPREVEIGAKGDGYFEVRDGVDSGESVVTSANFLIDSESNLRTALDGMGGTGGHQHGKAAKKKSDKAEKEKEDEMPVEHHHH, from the coding sequence ATGAATAAAAAAACATTAGTCTTCCTATCAGTAATATTTATTTTTGCAGGAATATTATCCGGTTGCTCGTCTTCCTCTAAAAAAGGGGAGGCTACTCAAAAGAAGGAACGAAAGGTCTTGTTCTATCGTAGTCCAATGAACCCTTCTGTTACGTCTCCAACTCCCATGAAGGATAGTATGGGGATGGATTATGTACCGGTATATGAAGAGGATGCAGAAAAGAAATCAGAAGCATCACCAGGTACTGTGACTATCAGTCTGGAAAAGATTCAAAAGATAGGGGTCAAGACTGAAGTTGTAAAGAGACGGACGATAAAGAGGATAATCAGGACAGTAGGAAGGGTCGAGCCTGATGAGAGGATGGTTTATAACATTAACGCAAAGGTCGGGGGCTGGGTAGAGAAGTTATACCTCAACACCACGGACCAGATGGTAAGACATAGTGAACCCTTGCTTGAGTTATACAGCCCTGAACTTGTGTCTGCTCAGGAAGAATATCTGCTGGCATTTAGATCCGTAAAAAATACAAAAGGCAGTTCGTATAAAGATGTAAAGGATAATACGGAATCACTGCTGAACGCTGCAAGGCAGAGGCTTCAATACTGGGATATATCAGATGATCAGATAAAAAGGCTTGAAGAAGACGGAAAGATTACAAGGACAATGACCATCCGTGCCCCTGCATCCGGCAGTGTAACAGAGAAGATGGTAAATGAGGGGGCAAAGATTGAGGCAGGTGAACCCCTGTTTAAAATAATAGACCACTCATCAGTTTGGGTTTACGGGGAGGTATATGAATATGAACTCCCTTATGTGAGGACAGGCCAGAGTGCTAGGATTACACCATCGTATTATCCCAGAGATATTTACACCGCAACAGTAGACCATGTTTATACACATCTTGGGAGCATAACCTACACACCAGAGAACAGTGCTGAGGTAAGGACTGCCAAGATAAGATTTCAACTCCCGAATCCTTCGCATAAATTAAAACTCGGTATGTATGTCAATGTAGAGTTACAGGCAGATTTGGCCGGCAGTGCCTTAGCCATCCCTGACTCTGCACTGATTGACACTGGCACTCGCCAGGTAGTCCTTGTTGACAAAGGGAACGGAAGGTTTGAACCCCGTGAGGTAGAGATTGGGGCTAAGGGGGATGGATATTTTGAGGTACGGGATGGTGTAGACTCAGGGGAGTCAGTCGTGACTTCTGCCAACTTCCTTATTGATTCGGAAAGCAATCTCAGGACTGCACTCGATGGAATGGGTGGGACAGGCGGTCATCAGCATGGAAAGGCAGCAAAGAAGAAGTCGGATAAAGCAGAAAAAGAAAAGGAAGATGAAATGCCGGTGGAACACCACCATCATTAA
- a CDS encoding efflux RND transporter permease subunit, protein MLSKIIEYSVKNRYIILLFTAFAILLGLWAIYKTPVDAIPDLSDVQVIIYTEYPGQAPQVVEDQVTYPLTTAMLAVPKSKIVRGFSFFGVSFVYIIFEDGTDIYWARSRVLEYLNFASQKLPRGVTPSLGPDATGVGWVFEYSIEGKGYSLAELRSIQDWFVRYQLTKVPGVSEVASIGGFVKQYQVNIDPNKLLTHNVTLKDIVDSIKMGNVDVGGRVVELSEREYMVRGLGYIKKIPDIENIVLKVDMDGTPVRIQDVARVELGPDERRGIVERNGEGEVVGGVVVMRFGENALKVIDEVKKKIEEIKPGLPPGVQIITTYDRSHLIHRAIKTLREKLIEEFIVVSLVCIIFLLHFRSALVAIITLPVAILISIVIMYILNINANIMSLGGIAIAIGAMVDAAIVMIENVHKHLEKEHEAEDGSQQKKDRWQIIIDASKEVGPPLFFSLLIITVSFIPVFTLEAQEGRLFKPLAYTKTFSMGAAAFLSITLVPVLMGFLIRGHITPEEKNPVSRVLIWLYRPAINLVLRKKFLFPIIAVALLLTAIYPLKKLGSEFMPPLNEGTLMFMPVTLPGISITKTAEILQTQDRIIKSFPEVESVFGKAGRAITATDPAPIEMFETIINLKPEKEWRPGVTQESLMDEMNIALEMPGVTNAWTMPIKARIDMLSTGIRTPVGVKVFGKDLKTIEKLATEIESVVKNVPGTASAYAERIIGGYYVDIEINREEAARYGLKIEDVQQVIMYAVGGENITTTVEGLERYPVNVRYKRELRDSVDKISRVLIPTMSGQNIPLSQVADIRLSKGVAGIKTENALLNTWVYVDVKGRDIGGHVADAKKAVMEKVKFPPGYYIMWSGQYEFMERVKERLFYIIPLTLFVIILLLYFNFKSFKETLIILLAIPFSLIGASWILFLLGYNLSIAVWVGLIALAGLDAETGIVMLIYLKHAYEKRKAEGRMSTLADLNEAIMEGAVMRVRPKMMTVIAIIAGLLPIMWGTGSGADVMKRIAAPMVGGMITSALMELMVLPAIYVIWKGRELRK, encoded by the coding sequence ATGCTAAGTAAGATAATAGAATATTCTGTAAAAAACAGATACATAATCCTCCTCTTTACTGCGTTTGCAATACTCCTTGGTTTATGGGCGATATATAAGACACCTGTAGATGCCATCCCGGATTTGTCTGATGTACAGGTTATTATTTATACTGAATATCCCGGTCAGGCGCCTCAGGTTGTTGAGGATCAGGTCACATATCCGCTCACAACAGCCATGCTCGCAGTCCCCAAGTCTAAAATTGTCAGGGGTTTCTCATTCTTTGGTGTCTCTTTTGTTTATATCATTTTTGAAGATGGAACAGACATATACTGGGCAAGGTCAAGGGTGCTTGAATACCTTAACTTTGCGTCACAAAAGCTCCCCCGCGGCGTCACACCTTCTCTTGGGCCTGATGCCACTGGTGTCGGATGGGTATTTGAATACAGCATTGAAGGTAAGGGTTACAGCCTTGCGGAATTGCGTAGTATACAGGATTGGTTTGTCCGCTATCAGTTGACAAAAGTACCTGGTGTGTCTGAGGTTGCCTCTATCGGTGGATTTGTTAAACAATATCAGGTAAACATTGACCCCAATAAACTCCTCACACATAACGTTACCCTCAAAGATATAGTAGATTCAATCAAGATGGGGAATGTTGATGTAGGCGGCAGGGTTGTTGAACTGTCGGAACGGGAATATATGGTCAGGGGACTTGGTTATATTAAGAAGATACCTGACATAGAAAACATTGTCCTGAAGGTAGATATGGATGGGACACCGGTAAGGATACAGGACGTTGCAAGGGTAGAACTGGGGCCTGATGAACGACGCGGTATAGTTGAGAGAAACGGTGAAGGAGAGGTAGTAGGCGGCGTAGTTGTAATGCGATTCGGTGAGAACGCACTGAAGGTTATTGATGAGGTAAAGAAAAAGATAGAGGAAATCAAGCCTGGATTACCGCCGGGGGTTCAGATTATCACGACTTATGACAGAAGCCACCTGATACACAGGGCCATAAAAACACTTAGAGAAAAACTTATCGAAGAATTTATTGTTGTTTCTCTTGTATGTATTATATTCCTCCTCCACTTCAGGAGCGCCTTAGTTGCCATAATCACACTGCCTGTTGCCATACTTATCTCCATAGTCATCATGTACATTCTTAACATTAATGCCAATATCATGAGCCTCGGCGGTATTGCCATTGCCATTGGTGCAATGGTTGATGCGGCAATTGTAATGATTGAGAATGTCCACAAGCATCTTGAAAAGGAACATGAAGCAGAAGACGGAAGTCAACAGAAAAAGGACAGATGGCAGATAATAATAGATGCAAGCAAAGAGGTCGGACCTCCCCTGTTTTTCTCCTTATTGATAATAACCGTTTCCTTTATACCGGTCTTTACGCTTGAGGCACAGGAGGGCCGCCTCTTTAAGCCGCTGGCATATACAAAAACATTTTCAATGGGTGCAGCCGCATTCTTATCAATCACACTTGTCCCTGTTCTTATGGGCTTCCTGATAAGGGGACATATCACACCCGAAGAAAAAAACCCGGTCAGCAGGGTACTGATATGGTTATACCGGCCTGCAATAAATCTTGTTTTAAGAAAAAAGTTTCTCTTTCCAATAATTGCCGTAGCCCTCCTTTTAACCGCCATTTATCCCCTGAAGAAATTGGGGTCTGAGTTTATGCCGCCGCTTAATGAAGGGACGCTGATGTTCATGCCGGTTACACTTCCGGGCATATCCATAACAAAGACTGCTGAGATACTCCAGACTCAGGACAGGATTATCAAAAGTTTCCCTGAGGTGGAATCTGTCTTCGGCAAGGCAGGAAGGGCGATAACTGCCACAGACCCGGCACCTATAGAGATGTTTGAGACCATCATAAACCTGAAACCTGAAAAAGAATGGCGCCCGGGTGTAACACAGGAAAGTCTTATGGACGAGATGAATATTGCATTGGAGATGCCGGGGGTAACAAACGCATGGACTATGCCTATCAAGGCAAGGATTGACATGCTTTCAACAGGAATCCGTACACCTGTTGGTGTAAAGGTCTTTGGAAAAGACCTGAAGACCATAGAAAAACTGGCAACAGAGATAGAGTCGGTTGTAAAGAATGTCCCCGGGACAGCAAGTGCTTATGCAGAGAGGATAATCGGCGGGTACTATGTTGACATTGAAATCAATAGGGAAGAGGCGGCAAGATACGGATTAAAGATTGAAGATGTACAGCAGGTCATCATGTATGCAGTCGGCGGAGAGAATATCACCACAACAGTTGAAGGTCTGGAAAGGTATCCGGTCAATGTCAGATATAAACGGGAACTCAGGGACAGTGTGGATAAGATAAGCCGCGTGCTGATTCCAACTATGTCGGGACAAAACATACCCTTATCACAGGTAGCAGACATCCGCTTGAGCAAAGGTGTTGCAGGGATTAAAACAGAGAATGCACTCTTAAATACATGGGTGTATGTAGACGTTAAGGGAAGAGATATAGGAGGTCATGTAGCGGATGCAAAAAAGGCTGTAATGGAGAAGGTAAAATTTCCTCCCGGCTATTACATAATGTGGAGCGGCCAGTATGAATTCATGGAGAGGGTTAAGGAGCGGCTCTTCTACATCATCCCGCTAACCCTGTTCGTAATAATTCTACTGCTCTATTTTAATTTTAAATCGTTCAAAGAAACGCTTATAATCCTGCTCGCCATCCCTTTTTCATTAATTGGGGCTTCGTGGATACTCTTTCTGCTTGGTTATAACCTCAGCATAGCAGTATGGGTTGGTCTTATTGCACTTGCAGGTCTGGATGCTGAGACAGGAATAGTCATGCTGATCTACCTCAAACATGCTTATGAGAAGCGTAAGGCAGAGGGCAGGATGAGTACATTAGCTGACCTGAATGAAGCAATAATGGAAGGTGCCGTCATGCGTGTCAGACCAAAGATGATGACAGTAATCGCTATCATAGCAGGACTACTTCCTATAATGTGGGGGACAGGTTCAGGTGCAGATGTGATGAAAAGGATCGCCGCCCCTATGGTAGGTGGTATGATAACTTCTGCGCTGATGGAACTTATGGTACTGCCGGCTATATACGTTATCTGGAAAGGACGGGAGCTTAGAAAATAG
- a CDS encoding ORF6N domain-containing protein codes for MDSIVTIEMIEKKIFLVRSKKVMLDSDLAELYEVETRTLVQAVKRNIGRFPPDFMFQLNNQEDTSLRSQFVISKYGKGGRRYTPYVFTEQGVAMLSSVLNSERAVHVNIAIMRAFVKLLEMISSHKDLSKRLSEIFFQFMPEFPQPAFCLCVIGLLYCDSVPKFRCMV; via the coding sequence ATGGATTCTATTGTTACTATAGAGATGATTGAGAAAAAGATTTTTCTGGTTCGAAGCAAAAAGGTAATGTTGGATAGTGATCTTGCAGAACTTTATGAAGTGGAGACGAGAACGCTTGTGCAGGCAGTCAAACGAAACATCGGACGATTTCCACCAGATTTCATGTTTCAATTGAATAATCAAGAGGATACAAGTTTGAGATCACAATTTGTGATCTCAAAGTATGGAAAAGGAGGCAGGAGATATACACCGTATGTTTTTACTGAACAAGGCGTCGCTATGCTTTCAAGCGTTCTGAATAGCGAACGTGCAGTCCATGTCAATATTGCGATTATGCGAGCATTCGTCAAACTGCTAGAGATGATCTCATCCCACAAAGACCTGTCAAAGAGGCTTTCAGAAATCTTTTTCCAATTCATGCCCGAATTCCCTCAACCAGCCTTTTGCCTTTGTGTAATTGGGTTGCTGTACTGCGATTCTGTTCCAAAATTCAGGTGTATGGTTTGA
- a CDS encoding M48 family metallopeptidase: protein MNINYSIVYSERKTISIIVERDRSVIVRAPLNTSKDVIAGEIEKRKRLLQKKIEHNQKYPYIKQTKEFVSGESLLYMGKNYKLFVIDEHIEGVMFDSKFFISKDNQKQANELFKEWYINSATEIIVPKAVTIARQLGVTFNNINILDLKYRWGSCTPRDNIHLNWRLIKAPMTVIEYIIVHELTHLLVSNHTPEFWNRIAVQQPNYTKAKGWLREFGHELEKDF, encoded by the coding sequence ATGAACATCAATTATTCAATCGTATACTCTGAAAGAAAAACTATAAGTATCATTGTAGAGAGGGACCGCAGTGTAATAGTGCGGGCGCCATTGAATACCAGTAAAGATGTGATAGCCGGAGAAATAGAGAAGCGTAAACGATTACTTCAAAAGAAGATTGAGCATAACCAGAAATATCCGTATATCAAACAGACAAAAGAATTTGTATCCGGTGAATCATTACTCTACATGGGAAAGAATTATAAGCTGTTTGTAATTGATGAACATATCGAAGGCGTGATGTTTGACAGCAAATTCTTTATCAGCAAAGACAATCAGAAGCAGGCCAATGAACTTTTTAAAGAATGGTATATAAACTCAGCGACTGAAATCATCGTTCCTAAGGCAGTAACCATTGCCAGGCAATTAGGCGTTACCTTCAACAATATAAACATACTTGACCTGAAGTATCGTTGGGGTTCCTGTACCCCCAGAGACAACATTCATCTGAATTGGCGGCTGATAAAGGCGCCAATGACGGTAATTGAATACATTATTGTTCACGAACTGACACATCTTTTGGTGTCAAACCATACACCTGAATTTTGGAACAGAATCGCAGTACAGCAACCCAATTACACAAAGGCAAAAGGCTGGTTGAGGGAATTCGGGCATGAATTGGAAAAAGATTTCTGA
- a CDS encoding type I restriction endonuclease subunit R: MSQDKIPPHIRLDEKNHVEEPFLRQLEVMPGLHWKVLRLEMGSGQTPQETQREDFTQVLMKRDLEDALKRINPWMNEQQVFEAVSDLTSHEGDSLYKNNQIILGLLINGTRVQCQTEEGLRNEPVQFIDFVNPANNSFTAVSQYKIRIIGTDRHIYPDIICFLNGIPVSVIECKSPRTKEPIPEAIDQLMRYCEQRDYVKEGSKPLFYYNQFIVATCRNKAKFGTITTSIEKLFYRWTDPFPYTVEQLSEYCKPQMPYFVDSEGKDDEDIAQEIRTSPNDQQRLVHGMLKPENLLSIIRTFSIWTADSKGKMIRVVGRYQQLRAVKKTVERLLNGNNRDERGGIIWHTQGSGKSLTMVFLIREMYLHPLLQSYKVVLLTDRTQLDDQIKETARPVGYTINDPDSIAMLKSALKTNTSEIVSAMIHKFQEREFAASFPELNTDEKILILTDEAHRSQYSKLGANLDSALPNATRIAFTGTPIDRTEETFGDYIDKYTMRQAIKDGATLEIVYEGRTHEAGVDDRQGADRKFQDVFKDYNVGEQIDILAYGTKKAYLEAGETIKEKAKDMLRHYVEYVFPNGYKAQVVSVSKEAAHRYKLAFDDAIRELIEELKINNPYKITIKDLERLETAVVMSDVSHNDQPDLKQYADSKERKLAIAGFKIPFGKKEKLDGSEEETANGNIGILIVVDMLLTGFDAPIEQVMYLDKVMVNHTLLQAIARVNRVYDNNKKVGFVVDYVGMGNHLKKALDAYWEREQEEITGCLLDHSALMAELKNSYEELKKVFEENGIDIYSDPDDIFNLFYDEDIRHNYTEAFNRFSKALDNVFPRKEALNYIKELNRFSEINTLAEQHFRDQKMSMKGVSEKLRKVTDEFLKSKGIETKVEPISILDDKFFEHVKARKLEKTKAAEVEHAIRHFIDINMDEDPELYASFAEELQRILTAFRENWEEIYRLLEALRNKIKAAQQEDTRGLDRKRQMPIYRKLHALIYDKKENLNDDEINNLLVWTKEIYGLLKVDLPMTGFWDNPASVARLRGEISNFIAAECHSIPSAFRNRNIIAQEILAWAKDERITSAIIYAED, encoded by the coding sequence ATGTCGCAAGATAAAATACCTCCTCATATCAGGCTTGATGAAAAGAACCATGTGGAAGAGCCTTTTCTAAGACAACTGGAAGTCATGCCCGGTTTGCACTGGAAGGTGCTTCGCCTTGAAATGGGCAGCGGGCAGACCCCGCAGGAGACCCAGCGGGAAGACTTTACTCAGGTGCTTATGAAGAGAGATCTGGAAGATGCACTGAAACGCATCAATCCATGGATGAACGAACAGCAGGTATTTGAGGCCGTTTCTGATCTAACATCCCACGAAGGGGACAGCCTGTATAAGAACAACCAGATTATACTGGGACTACTGATCAATGGTACCAGAGTGCAGTGTCAAACCGAAGAAGGCCTGCGTAATGAACCGGTTCAGTTTATTGATTTTGTTAATCCTGCCAACAATAGTTTTACGGCTGTTTCACAATATAAAATACGAATCATTGGCACTGACAGGCACATCTATCCTGACATCATCTGCTTCCTCAACGGCATCCCTGTGTCAGTCATTGAATGTAAAAGCCCCAGGACCAAAGAACCCATTCCCGAGGCCATTGACCAGTTGATGCGTTATTGTGAACAGAGGGATTATGTAAAGGAAGGTTCAAAACCCCTCTTCTATTACAATCAGTTTATCGTGGCCACATGCCGTAACAAAGCCAAATTCGGCACTATAACAACCTCCATTGAAAAGCTCTTTTACCGCTGGACAGACCCGTTCCCATATACGGTGGAACAGTTGTCAGAATACTGCAAACCTCAGATGCCATACTTTGTGGATTCTGAGGGAAAAGATGACGAAGATATAGCCCAGGAAATCCGGACATCTCCAAATGACCAGCAGCGTCTTGTTCACGGCATGTTAAAGCCTGAAAACCTCTTGAGCATCATCCGCACCTTTTCCATCTGGACAGCCGACAGCAAGGGGAAAATGATTCGTGTGGTTGGACGCTACCAGCAACTGAGGGCTGTTAAGAAAACCGTAGAACGGCTGCTTAACGGGAACAACCGTGATGAGCGGGGCGGCATAATCTGGCATACTCAGGGATCTGGAAAATCGTTGACCATGGTTTTCCTTATTCGTGAAATGTATCTGCATCCATTATTGCAATCTTACAAAGTCGTGCTTCTCACAGACAGGACACAGTTGGATGACCAGATAAAGGAAACAGCAAGGCCGGTCGGATATACAATAAACGATCCGGATAGCATTGCTATGTTGAAGTCTGCATTGAAAACCAACACCTCAGAGATCGTATCAGCCATGATACACAAGTTTCAGGAAAGGGAGTTCGCTGCCTCATTTCCTGAACTGAATACAGATGAAAAAATACTTATCCTCACGGATGAGGCCCACCGTTCGCAATATTCAAAACTTGGGGCAAACCTCGACAGTGCCTTGCCCAATGCGACCAGAATAGCCTTTACCGGAACGCCCATTGATAGGACAGAGGAGACCTTTGGCGATTACATTGACAAGTACACCATGCGACAGGCCATTAAGGACGGGGCAACACTGGAGATTGTTTACGAAGGCAGGACCCATGAAGCCGGTGTTGATGACCGGCAGGGGGCGGACAGGAAATTTCAGGATGTGTTCAAAGATTACAATGTAGGGGAGCAGATAGATATTCTCGCTTACGGCACAAAAAAGGCATATCTGGAAGCAGGGGAAACTATAAAGGAAAAAGCCAAAGATATGCTCAGGCATTACGTAGAGTATGTTTTCCCTAATGGCTATAAGGCACAAGTCGTTTCTGTTTCCAAAGAGGCGGCTCACCGATATAAACTGGCTTTTGATGATGCTATCAGGGAATTGATTGAAGAATTGAAAATCAACAATCCTTACAAGATAACAATTAAGGATTTGGAAAGATTGGAAACTGCAGTTGTTATGTCGGATGTGAGTCATAACGACCAGCCGGACTTAAAACAATATGCTGACAGTAAGGAAAGGAAATTGGCAATCGCTGGTTTTAAAATTCCTTTTGGAAAAAAAGAAAAGCTTGATGGCTCGGAAGAAGAAACAGCCAATGGGAATATAGGGATTTTGATTGTGGTGGACATGCTGCTTACAGGATTTGATGCGCCGATTGAGCAGGTAATGTATCTGGACAAAGTAATGGTGAACCATACCCTGTTGCAGGCTATTGCGAGGGTGAACCGTGTGTACGACAATAATAAGAAGGTCGGCTTTGTGGTGGATTATGTGGGGATGGGTAACCATCTGAAAAAGGCGCTGGACGCCTATTGGGAAAGGGAACAGGAGGAAATTACAGGCTGCCTGCTTGATCATTCAGCTTTAATGGCAGAGTTAAAGAATTCCTATGAAGAACTGAAAAAGGTGTTTGAAGAAAACGGCATTGACATATATTCAGACCCTGATGATATCTTCAATCTGTTTTATGATGAAGATATCAGGCACAATTATACAGAGGCGTTTAACCGGTTCTCAAAGGCACTGGATAATGTATTCCCACGCAAAGAAGCACTGAACTATATCAAAGAGTTAAACAGGTTTTCGGAAATCAACACATTGGCTGAACAGCACTTCCGCGATCAGAAGATGAGCATGAAAGGTGTTTCAGAAAAATTAAGGAAGGTTACAGATGAGTTTTTGAAGTCAAAGGGGATTGAAACAAAGGTGGAGCCGATCTCAATCCTGGATGACAAGTTCTTTGAGCATGTCAAAGCAAGGAAACTTGAAAAGACAAAGGCTGCAGAAGTAGAACATGCCATCCGGCACTTCATTGACATCAACATGGATGAAGACCCTGAACTGTATGCCTCCTTTGCAGAAGAGCTTCAACGGATATTAACCGCTTTCAGGGAAAACTGGGAGGAGATATACCGCTTGTTGGAGGCATTGCGTAACAAGATAAAAGCAGCACAGCAGGAGGACACGAGAGGTCTTGACAGAAAGCGGCAGATGCCTATTTACCGAAAACTGCATGCGTTAATTTATGATAAAAAAGAAAACCTGAATGATGATGAGATTAACAACCTGCTGGTATGGACAAAGGAGATATATGGACTACTGAAAGTTGATCTGCCGATGACCGGATTTTGGGATAACCCTGCATCCGTGGCGAGGTTAAGGGGCGAGATTTCCAATTTCATTGCAGCAGAATGTCATTCCATTCCGTCTGCATTCAGGAATCGGAATATAATTGCTCAGGAAATTCTGGCGTGGGCAAAAGATGAGAGGATTACATCAGCGATCATTTATGCAGAGGATTAG